The DNA sequence AACCTAACAAGGAGAAAATAGAGGTTAAAATGCAGAAAGATAAAACTCCTCCTGACACAAATCCTAAAAAACCTAAACCTCTCAGCACATATAAAACAATACTTAAAGGCAAGGAAATTTTAAATATTAGCAATAATAAGTCTTGTATTTTACCTAGCTTTCTAAACATAATTATTAACACAGTTATTCAATAAATATTATTTGTTAAAATTTTATAAAACTTCACTATTGAGTAAAATCTAGTCAATTTACCTTATTTTTTGTCAATATATCTTAACTATTACCCCATTTGAATCTAATAACATAAATTCCTAACTCGTAACTTAGATTAGTTATTAATTTTATTTATTTTTTATAAATATTTGTAACTTAATATCTCTAATTTTAGAAGAAAGAAGGAAACTAGAAAAAGAGATCAACAAGTGGAGAAATTACCCTATGAAATTAGCTTACTGGATGTACGCAGGACCAGCACACATCGGTACTCTAAGAATCGCTAGTTCCTTTAAAAATGTCCATGCTATTATGCACGCCCCCCTCGGTGACGATTATTTTAACGTAATGCGATCGATGTTGGAAAGGGAAAGGGATTTTACTCCTGTTACAGCTAGTGTAGTTGATCGGAATGTATTGGCAAGGGGTTCGCAAGAAAAGGTTGTTGATAATATTGTTCGTAAAGATAAGGAAGAAAAACCAGATTTAATTGTCTTGACTCCTACCTGTACTTCAAGTATTTTACAGGAAGATTTAGAAAATTTTGTGCAACGGGCCCAGTTAAATTCTAATGGTGATGTCTTGTTGGCGGATGTTAACCATTATCGAGTTAATGAATTACAAGCAGGCGATCGCACTTTAGAGCAAATTATACAATTTTATTTGCAAAAAGCCCAGAAGAAAGGAGATGTAGTCACAGAAAAAACTCCTCACCCTTCAGTAAATATTATCGGCATTTCCACTTTAGGATTCCACAACAATCATGATTGTACGGAATTACAGAAATTAATGAAAGATTTGGGTATTGAAGTTAATTTAATTTTACCTGAGAGTGCATCGGTACATGACTTGAAAAAGATTCCTTCTGCTTGGTTTAACCTCGTGCCTTATCGGGAATTAGGGTTAATGAGCGCCCGTTATTTGGAAGAGGAATGGGGAATGCCCTATGTGGATATAACCCCCATGGGAGTGGTAGAAACTGCCCGTTGTGTGCGTAAAATTCAGCAAATTCTCAACGGTTTAGGGGCAAATGTGGATTATGAGGAATTTATTGAACATCAAACCCTCTATGTCTCTCAGGCGGCATGGTTTTCTCGCTCTATCGACTGTCAAAACTTAACGGGGAAAAAAGCTGTTGTTTTTGGGGATAATACCCACGCTGTGGCAATGACCAAAATTTTAGCTCGGGAAATGGGCATTCATGTGGTTTTAGCTGGTACTTATTGCAAGTATGATGGAGATTGGTTCACTCAACAGGTAAGCGAATATTGCGATCGAGTCTTAATTAGTGATGATAATGGAGAAATAGCCGATGCGATCGCCAAAATTGAACCGGCGGCGATTTTTGGAACACAAATGGAGCGTCACGTAGGCAAACGTTTAAATATTCCTTGCGGCGTCATTTCTGCCCCTATCCATATTCAAAACTTTCCCATTGGCTATAAACCTTTTATGGGTTATGAAGGTACAAACCAGATCGCTGATTTAGTGTATAATTCCTTTACTTTAGGTATGGAAGATCATTTACTAGAAATATTTGGTGGTCATGATACTAAAGAAGTAATCACTAAAGGAATCTCCGCCGACTCTGATTTAAACTGGGATACGGAAGCTCAAAAAGAGTTAAATAAAGTACCAGGGTTTGTACGAGGCAAAGTTAAACGTAATACAGAAAAGTTTGCCAGAGACAGAGGTTTTGAGAAAATTACCCTAGAAGTTTTATATGCGGCGAAGGAAGCGGTATCAAGTGTTGGTTAAGAATTCGTACGTAATTGGTAATGAATGGGCAAAAGGCAAACCCCCCTTTATCCCCCCTCTCGAGGAGGGAAGGCAAAGATGAATAGTTGATAATTAATAACTTCTAACTCCTGTACGGGCGAATGGCCATTCGCCCCTAACTAACCCCTAATCCCCTAATCCCTTAATTCCTAATCGATAACTAATTGCTGACGGGCATTGAAAAAATGTCGATATACTCCCTCAGTAATGATTAAAATGGTAATTAAATTAGCAAGGGCAATCATAAATAAAATCAAAATCTGATAGGATGCCGCCGATAAAGGGCTATTTCCTGCTAAAACTTGCCCAGTAAACATCCCCGGAAGACTTACCATCCCCACTACCATCATCGAATTTATAATCGGGATTAAACCCACTTTTATGGCATCTAAACGATAAGATGCGATCGCATTTCTACCCGTTGCACCTAAACACAAATGAGTTTCAATTTCTAAGCGGTTATTTTTGATCATATTGGCTAATCTTTCCCCTGCCAAAGACGCACCATTGAGGGTATTTCCCAAAATCATACCCACTAGGGGAATTAAATATTGAGGGTTATACCATCTTTCTGGTTGAATGATAAATACAATGCTATAGGCAACAACAAAAGAACTACTAAAGAATAAGCCTAACCATACTGTTTGCAGTAAACGGGGGATTTTTTTACTAATACGATTTCGGGCAACTATTGCCGCAATGGTAATCATGATTAAAATTATCGTAACTACCGCCACAGGATTATCAATGACAAAAATAAATTCCAGAATGTAACCTAAAAACATCAATTGTAGTAGAGATCGCCCCGCCGCTAATAAAAATTGACCTTCAAAGCCGAGTTTTTGCCAAATGGATAGACTAATAGCGATGAGAATAAGTCCCCAAGCCCATAGTAAATCAATAAAATCTAGCTCAATAATTTCCATGAATAGTTAATATTTAATTATCAAAAATTAATCGATTATTTTAGTTGATATATAGTCCATAATTATTATATAATAGCTTCTGTTTTGTGAAAAATATCATAAAAATTATTAGAGATAATAAAATCTTTATAATCATTAATTATTACTTATTAAATGTCTTTAGATTTTCGGAACAAAAATATCCTTTGGAGTAGCTTAATTGTTGAAACTTTTACTAAATTAGGGTTAGAATATGCCATCATTTCTCCCGGTTCAAGGTCAACCCCTCTAACAGTTGCTTTTGCTGAAAATAAATTAATTACAAGTATTCCTATTTTAGATGAAAGATCAGCTTCTTTTTTTGCTTTAGGTCTAGCTAAACAAACAAATAAACC is a window from the Cyanobacterium sp. Dongsha4 genome containing:
- the bchB gene encoding ferredoxin:protochlorophyllide reductase (ATP-dependent) subunit B, which produces MKLAYWMYAGPAHIGTLRIASSFKNVHAIMHAPLGDDYFNVMRSMLERERDFTPVTASVVDRNVLARGSQEKVVDNIVRKDKEEKPDLIVLTPTCTSSILQEDLENFVQRAQLNSNGDVLLADVNHYRVNELQAGDRTLEQIIQFYLQKAQKKGDVVTEKTPHPSVNIIGISTLGFHNNHDCTELQKLMKDLGIEVNLILPESASVHDLKKIPSAWFNLVPYRELGLMSARYLEEEWGMPYVDITPMGVVETARCVRKIQQILNGLGANVDYEEFIEHQTLYVSQAAWFSRSIDCQNLTGKKAVVFGDNTHAVAMTKILAREMGIHVVLAGTYCKYDGDWFTQQVSEYCDRVLISDDNGEIADAIAKIEPAAIFGTQMERHVGKRLNIPCGVISAPIHIQNFPIGYKPFMGYEGTNQIADLVYNSFTLGMEDHLLEIFGGHDTKEVITKGISADSDLNWDTEAQKELNKVPGFVRGKVKRNTEKFARDRGFEKITLEVLYAAKEAVSSVG
- a CDS encoding ABC transporter permease, whose translation is MEIIELDFIDLLWAWGLILIAISLSIWQKLGFEGQFLLAAGRSLLQLMFLGYILEFIFVIDNPVAVVTIILIMITIAAIVARNRISKKIPRLLQTVWLGLFFSSSFVVAYSIVFIIQPERWYNPQYLIPLVGMILGNTLNGASLAGERLANMIKNNRLEIETHLCLGATGRNAIASYRLDAIKVGLIPIINSMMVVGMVSLPGMFTGQVLAGNSPLSAASYQILILFMIALANLITILIITEGVYRHFFNARQQLVID